One genomic region from Clarias gariepinus isolate MV-2021 ecotype Netherlands chromosome 20, CGAR_prim_01v2, whole genome shotgun sequence encodes:
- the LOC128508729 gene encoding uncharacterized protein LOC128508729: MIKPLLFDLNIKTKLHSESGIKSRGHFIQETGTGKIKSAKMRQTSQKIPLIVVLSIFVGSTHELEIIKPFVTQKPCEDLCGKQAYDYTTSGKLCTGTCDRQGSDYFWCSTKDGWDYCSVTENTDYKGHPCRDDHPCEKYGKSYTWCYNKKGSWGYCGLVHSVEEPTTLSRISSKHQSECRDECLYDEEKKYFWCNTDKGWDYCSPLPDTTYKNEPCRSDHSCGTHGYKYNWCWTNLGYDYCGVIRPGECKYSYTGNKEDQSNVAMLSCTASYSGSNTEIMFNTEPDPIEIADGSRWGRELTSLIARWHSGYLTEDPSFPVTTDNLRINLLGVVRKENLQYYQVEIHTNAKESGRNSRLAQVLVPVGSSVPSRYVRTALAESFRRRARITLEVTDDFGSGSG, translated from the exons ATGATCAAGCCCCTCCTCtttgatttaaatataaaaaccaaGCTGCACTCAGAGTCAGGCATAAAGAGCCGAGGACACTTCATACAGGAGACAGGAACTGG aaaaataaaaagtgccAAAATGAGACAAACCAGTCAAAAAATCCCCTTGATTGTCGTGCTCAGCATTTTCGTCGGCTCGACACATGAACTGGAAATTATTAAGCCTTTTGTTACCCAGAAACCATGCGAAGACCTGTGTGGCAAGCAAGCATACGATTACACAACGAGTGGGAAACTGTGCACAGGGACATGTGACAGGCAAGGGTCTGATTACTTCTGGTGCTCCACTAAAGATGGTTGGGATTATTGCTCAGTAACAGAGAACACAGATTACAAAGGCCATCCATGTCGAGACGACCATCCGTGTGAGAAGTACGGCAAGTCTTACACCTGGTGCTACAACAAGAAGGGCAGCTGGGGTTACTGTGGATTAGTGCACAGTGTAGAAGAACCAACAACACTATCACGTATAAGTTCAAAACATCAGAGCGAGTGCAGGGACGAATGTTTGTACGATGAGGAAAAGAAGTACTTTTGGTGTAACACAGATAAAGGCTGGGACTACTGCTCTCCCCTACCTGATACAACCTACAAGAACGAGCCGTGTCGGTCAGATCACAGCTGTGGCACTCATGGCTATAAATACAACTGGTGCTGGACAAATTTAGGTTATGACTACTGCGGGGTTATCAGGCCAGGGGAATGTAAATACTCTTATACTGGGAATAAAGAAGATCAGTCTAATGTTGCAATGTTATCCTGCACGGCGTCATACAGCGGAAGCAATACAGAGATCATGTTCAACACCGAGCCAGACCCTATAGAAATAGCAGATGGCAGCCGTTGGGGAAGAGAGTTGACAAGCTTGATTGCACGATGGCATAGTGGTTACCTGACTGAGGACCCCAGTTTCCCGGTCACTACAGATAATCTGCGCATTAATCTACTGGGCGTGGTGAGGAAGGAAAATCTGCAATACTATCAAGTAGAAATCCATACCAATGCAAAGGAATCTGGAAGGAACTCCAGACTGGCCCAGGTTCTGGTACCTGTAGGAAGTTCAGTCCCGAGCAGGTATGTGCGTACAGCTTTGGCCGAGAGCTTCAGACGTCGGGCCAGGATTACTTTGGAAGTGACAGATGACTTTGGAAGTGGATCCGGTTGA